One genomic window of Centroberyx gerrardi isolate f3 chromosome 15, fCenGer3.hap1.cur.20231027, whole genome shotgun sequence includes the following:
- the LOC139922465 gene encoding glutathione S-transferase 3-like, translated as MADKVVLHYFNGRGKMESIRWLLTVAEVEFDEVHLSTRDQYEKLLSDGALMFQQVPMVEIDGMKLVQTRAILNYIAEKYNLNGKDLKERAMINMYSEGLRDLMEMIMMLPFTPPADLKKKLDAIQTKATERYLPVFEKALTGPIYLVGGKLSCADVELLECSLMLEEKFAGIFAQFPNTKSFQGRMTRLPAISRFLQPGSKRKPQPDEVYVKTVLEVFNIKLPL; from the exons ATGGCTGACAAGGTTGTGCTGCATTACTTTAATGGGAGAGGGAAAATGGAGTCAATCCGTTGGCTTCTAACGGTTGCAGAGGTCGAG TTTGACGAAGTGCATTTGTCAACCCGTGACCAGTATGAAAAACTGCTGAGTG ATGGAGCTCTCATGTTCCAACAGGTTCCCATGGTGGAAATCGATGGCATGAAGCTTGTACAGACAAGGGCAATCCTGAATTACATAGCAGAGAAATACAATCTTAATGGGAAAGACCTCAAAGAACGTGCCAT GATCAACATGTACTCAGAGGGACTGAGGGATCTCATGGAAATGATAATGATGTTGCCCTTCACACCGCCTGCagatctgaaaaaaaaactggacGCCATTCAAACTAAAGCAACAGAGCGCTACCTCCCCGTGTTTGAAAAG GCGCTCACCGGTCCGATCTACCTGGTGGGAGGTAAACTCAGCTGCGCAGATGTAGAGCTACTTGAATGCAGCCTGATGTTGGAGGAGAAGTTTGCTGGAATTTTTGCTCAGTTTCCCAACACCAAG TCTTTCCAGGGCAGGATGACCCGTCTTCCTGCCATCAGCAGATTCCTGCAGCCAGGCAGCAAGCGGAAGCCTCAGCCAGACGAAGTCTATGTCAAAACTGTTTTGGAGGTGTTCAACATtaaattaccactttaa
- the tmem14a gene encoding transmembrane protein 14A has product MAIDWLGFGYAAAIALGGFMGYKRKGSVMSLIAGLVFGGMSAYGAFNVSRDPTDIKVSFFASGILAVVMGMRFKKSGKLMPAGIMAGLSLLMTLRLLLMIMM; this is encoded by the exons ATGGCGATCGATTGGCTTGGATTTGGCTATGCTGCGGCCATCGCCCTCGGAGGATTTATGGGATACAAGAGAAAAG GCAGTGTGATGTCCTTGATAGCTGGCTTAGTTTTCGGTGGAATGTCTGCTTATGGCGCCTTCAACGTCTCAAGAGACCCAACTGACATCAAGGTCTCTTTCT TCGCCTCGGGAATCCTGGCAGTCGTGATGGGAATGAGATTCAAGAAATCTGGGAAATTAATGCCTGCTGGCATTATGGCAGGACTGAG TTTGCTGATGACTTTACGGCTGCTCCTCATGATCATGATGTGA